In a single window of the Tellurirhabdus bombi genome:
- a CDS encoding sugar phosphate isomerase/epimerase family protein: MKTIKGPAIFLAQFLGDEAPFNSLDSIAKYMADLGYKGIQIPTWDPRMIDLKQASESQTYCDELKGKLADIGVEITELSTHLQGQLVAVHPAYSAMFAGFGPAELANSPKEQQEWATNQLIMAAKASQNLGLTSHVTFSGALMWPFVYPWPQRPAGLLTTGFQELAKRWLPILNAFDEAGVNVGYELHPGEDLHDGITFETFLDHVNGHPRAGINYDPSHFLLQQLDYLQFIDFYHDRIYAFHVKDAEFNPTGKQGVYGGFQGWVERAGRFRSLGDGQVDFGGIFSKLSQYDYDGWAVLEWECAIKHPEQGAAEGAPFIDSHIIRVTERAFDDFAGTGADEEFNKRVLGL, translated from the coding sequence ATGAAAACCATCAAAGGGCCAGCTATCTTTTTAGCGCAGTTTTTAGGCGATGAAGCGCCTTTTAATTCATTGGATTCTATTGCCAAATACATGGCTGACCTGGGGTATAAAGGTATTCAGATACCAACCTGGGACCCGCGTATGATTGACCTCAAACAAGCGTCGGAAAGCCAGACGTATTGCGATGAGCTCAAGGGAAAACTGGCTGATATTGGCGTAGAAATTACCGAGCTGTCGACGCACTTGCAAGGGCAGTTGGTGGCGGTTCACCCGGCTTATTCGGCGATGTTCGCGGGCTTTGGTCCGGCGGAACTAGCTAACAGCCCCAAAGAGCAGCAGGAGTGGGCTACCAACCAGTTGATCATGGCCGCCAAAGCCAGCCAAAACCTGGGCCTGACGTCGCACGTAACGTTCTCGGGCGCGTTGATGTGGCCGTTTGTTTATCCCTGGCCACAACGTCCGGCGGGACTGCTTACGACAGGTTTTCAGGAACTAGCGAAACGCTGGTTGCCGATCCTGAACGCGTTCGACGAAGCCGGGGTCAACGTTGGCTACGAGCTGCATCCGGGCGAAGATTTGCACGATGGAATTACGTTCGAAACCTTCCTCGATCACGTCAATGGTCATCCACGGGCGGGGATCAACTACGATCCGAGCCACTTCTTGCTGCAACAGCTGGATTACCTGCAATTTATTGATTTCTACCACGACCGGATTTATGCCTTCCACGTCAAGGATGCCGAGTTCAATCCGACGGGAAAACAAGGCGTTTACGGCGGTTTCCAGGGCTGGGTTGAGCGTGCGGGCCGGTTCCGTTCGTTAGGCGATGGCCAGGTTGATTTCGGTGGTATTTTCAGCAAACTGTCGCAGTACGATTACGACGGTTGGGCCGTGTTGGAGTGGGAGTGCGCCATCAAGCATCCAGAGCAGGGTGCGGCAGAAGGTGCACCGTTCATCGACAGCCACATCATCCGGGTCACCGAACGCGCTTTCGACGACTTCGCCGGAACAGGCGCTGATGAGGAATTTAACAAGCGAGTTTTAGGCTTGTAA
- a CDS encoding DUF3784 domain-containing protein codes for MVAIVCFLSLLFIAIGFIVTPDNARYLLSGYNTMSEEERAKIDIAAYLRFFKRFHVFLGISLLISVLVLHFLIDKDAAGIVMVLYPLMAYLFFVVKSRRTATATKQQRRIAILPIGLMVVVIIAVTMLLRNGTEANPIKVTREELIIDGMYGEQIPRKSIKAVELVDELPKIALKTNGFAMGNHKKGKFKTKEGKIITLLVNTKNKPYLKLKTDTREIYISSGEVSASDLYQKLKEN; via the coding sequence ATGGTTGCAATCGTCTGTTTTCTATCCCTGCTTTTCATCGCCATTGGCTTTATCGTCACGCCGGACAATGCCCGGTATCTACTGTCGGGCTATAACACCATGTCGGAGGAAGAGCGGGCTAAAATCGACATTGCAGCCTATTTGCGGTTCTTCAAGCGCTTTCATGTGTTTCTGGGTATATCGCTTCTGATTTCGGTACTAGTGCTGCATTTTTTGATCGATAAAGACGCCGCCGGTATTGTTATGGTATTATATCCGCTAATGGCTTATCTTTTTTTTGTTGTAAAAAGTAGACGTACCGCCACCGCCACTAAACAGCAGCGCCGCATAGCTATTCTTCCGATTGGACTGATGGTAGTAGTAATCATCGCCGTTACTATGTTGCTGCGCAATGGCACCGAGGCTAATCCGATAAAAGTGACCAGGGAAGAATTGATTATTGACGGGATGTATGGCGAGCAGATTCCCAGAAAATCAATCAAAGCCGTCGAGCTGGTCGATGAGCTGCCCAAAATCGCGTTAAAGACAAATGGTTTTGCGATGGGAAATCATAAGAAAGGAAAGTTTAAGACCAAAGAAGGAAAAATAATCACCTTGCTGGTCAATACGAAAAACAAACCTTATCTGAAATTGAAGACCGACACGCGCGAAATTTACATCAGCTCAGGTGAGGTTTCAGCCAGCGATTTGTACCAAAAGCTAAAAGAAAACTGA
- a CDS encoding four helix bundle protein, protein MSEIDNCDNELVGEQPANYSNYSKGQFLDDIERRLKMFMLRCVKLCRSLPDNFESQHFGRQLIRSSSSAAANFRAVRRSRSQKEFFAKLSISLEELDESLFWLETLILTDLIPEHRLADLIDEGNQLLKILSKSRKTAGD, encoded by the coding sequence ATGAGTGAAATTGACAACTGCGATAATGAACTGGTTGGTGAACAGCCAGCGAATTACTCAAACTATTCGAAAGGACAGTTTCTGGACGATATTGAACGCCGGTTGAAGATGTTTATGCTTCGCTGCGTCAAACTTTGTCGTTCGTTGCCGGATAATTTTGAGAGCCAGCATTTCGGACGTCAGCTTATTCGGTCTTCCTCCTCGGCAGCAGCGAATTTCAGAGCTGTCAGGCGAAGTAGAAGTCAGAAAGAGTTTTTTGCAAAGCTTAGTATTTCGCTAGAGGAGTTGGACGAATCGCTTTTCTGGCTCGAAACACTTATTCTAACAGACCTCATTCCAGAACATCGATTGGCTGATTTAATTGACGAAGGAAATCAGCTTCTTAAAATCTTGTCAAAATCACGAAAAACAGCGGGCGACTGA
- a CDS encoding esterase family protein encodes MTMQREYYEWFSPHLHRKMEMLVFGHAGARVLVFPTRHGRFYDYEDFGMLGALAEPINNGWLQLFCVDSVDSESIYNKYTPPQNRIERHNQYEQYILKEVLPFTQHLNPQPFLIAHGCSLGAYHAVNVAFRHPHLFGKVVALSGRYDIAVPTPGFRGLFDDYYNEDIYFHNPNHYLPNLENDAILTELRRMEIVLVIGTEDPFLNSNLVLSEILKSKGISHELYIWDGRAHEAVHWQKMVQLYL; translated from the coding sequence ATGACCATGCAGCGTGAATATTACGAGTGGTTTAGTCCGCATCTCCACCGAAAGATGGAAATGCTCGTTTTTGGGCATGCCGGAGCACGCGTACTGGTTTTCCCGACTCGTCACGGCCGCTTTTACGATTACGAGGATTTTGGCATGCTGGGTGCGCTGGCGGAGCCAATTAACAACGGCTGGCTACAGTTATTCTGCGTTGATAGTGTCGATAGCGAAAGTATTTATAATAAATATACGCCGCCCCAAAATCGGATTGAGCGCCACAACCAATACGAACAGTATATTCTGAAGGAGGTGCTGCCCTTTACGCAGCACCTTAACCCCCAGCCGTTCCTGATTGCGCACGGCTGTAGCCTGGGGGCCTACCACGCGGTAAATGTTGCCTTTCGGCACCCGCACCTTTTTGGTAAAGTCGTGGCCCTGAGCGGCCGCTACGACATCGCTGTTCCTACTCCTGGATTTCGGGGGCTGTTTGATGATTATTACAACGAGGATATTTACTTCCATAACCCCAATCACTACCTGCCCAATCTGGAAAACGACGCAATTCTGACGGAATTACGCCGGATGGAAATTGTGCTGGTAATTGGCACTGAAGATCCGTTTCTAAATAGCAATCTGGTACTGAGCGAAATATTAAAATCCAAAGGTATTTCCCACGAGCTGTACATTTGGGATGGACGTGCGCACGAAGCAGTTCACTGGCAAAAAATGGTGCAGCTCTATTTGTAA
- a CDS encoding GDSL-type esterase/lipase family protein: protein MFWYEEEVRLLEKRIQKEIIEPDNVVFYGSSSIRLWTGLAQDFPEYKPVNLGFGGSTLAACAWFFDRLVLPAHPTSLIFYAGDNDLGDGRHPEEVYLFFCAFAEKMARQLPGVRLAFMAIKASPARWNLVDRIRFANEMIRKKIAELPFCVYIDVHTPMLDAAGKPRRELFEADGLHLSKAGYQLWKQVLLQHPEIF from the coding sequence ATGTTTTGGTACGAAGAAGAAGTTCGTCTCCTCGAAAAAAGAATTCAAAAAGAAATCATCGAACCCGATAATGTGGTTTTTTACGGCAGTTCCTCCATTCGGCTTTGGACAGGTCTGGCGCAGGATTTTCCCGAGTATAAACCCGTAAACCTTGGCTTTGGTGGCTCTACACTGGCCGCCTGTGCCTGGTTCTTCGATCGGCTGGTCTTGCCGGCACACCCTACCTCCCTGATTTTTTACGCGGGCGATAACGACCTGGGCGACGGTCGCCACCCGGAAGAAGTGTATCTCTTTTTCTGTGCCTTTGCCGAGAAGATGGCGCGGCAGCTACCCGGGGTTCGGCTGGCATTCATGGCCATCAAAGCCAGTCCGGCGCGCTGGAACTTGGTTGACCGCATTCGCTTTGCCAACGAAATGATCCGAAAAAAAATAGCCGAATTGCCCTTCTGTGTCTATATTGATGTGCACACGCCCATGCTTGATGCCGCAGGAAAGCCGCGTCGGGAACTGTTTGAGGCGGATGGGCTGCACCTGAGCAAGGCCGGATACCAGCTCTGGAAACAGGTTTTGCTTCAGCATCCCGAAATCTTTTAA